The Methanohalophilus portucalensis genome window below encodes:
- a CDS encoding pyruvoyl-dependent arginine decarboxylase, translated as MIPSRAFLTKGTGVHRDKLASFELALRDAGIEKYNLVSVSSILPPGCRMIPKDEGLEYLSPGEIVYSVLARNQTNEAHRLIASAVGTAVPVNEDNYGYISEHHSFGEDEDTAGMYAEDIAATMLATTLGIEFDADSAWQEREQLYRASGHIINTSHFCQTAKGDRSGLWTTVVAAMVFVE; from the coding sequence ATGATTCCTTCCAGGGCGTTCCTCACAAAGGGAACAGGTGTCCATCGGGATAAACTGGCTTCCTTTGAACTTGCTTTAAGGGATGCGGGTATTGAAAAATATAATCTTGTGAGTGTTTCCAGTATTCTTCCACCGGGTTGCAGGATGATTCCAAAGGACGAGGGTCTTGAATATCTCAGTCCCGGAGAGATCGTCTATTCCGTACTTGCTCGCAACCAGACCAATGAAGCCCATCGTCTGATAGCTTCGGCAGTAGGAACGGCGGTACCTGTGAATGAGGATAATTATGGATACATTTCAGAACATCATTCCTTCGGGGAAGATGAGGATACTGCAGGGATGTATGCAGAGGATATTGCTGCCACAATGCTCGCAACCACCCTGGGTATTGAATTTGATGCCGATTCTGCCTGGCAGGAAAGGGAACAGCTCTACAGGGCCAGCGGTCATATTATTAATACTTCCCACTTCTGCCAGACCGCTAAAGGAGACAGGAGTGGCCTCTGGACAACCGTTGTGGCTGCTATGGTATTTGTGGAGTAA